A single genomic interval of Drosophila virilis strain 15010-1051.87 chromosome 2, Dvir_AGI_RSII-ME, whole genome shotgun sequence harbors:
- the LOC6629819 gene encoding proteasome subunit beta type-3, with the protein MTTTNKITYNGGCVIAMQGKDCIGIATDRRFGLQSHTAGEDCQKVFHLSPRLYLGLTGLQTDIMTVYNRLLYRKNVYEINEGREVSPKVLTELLSHLLYEHRFGPFFVEPVIAGLDPETLEPYICCMDLIGCANVTNDFVATGTCSDQLVGMCESVWSPNLNATELFKTIAQAMLGSFNRDAVSGWGSSIFILEKDKITERLIRTRKD; encoded by the coding sequence ATGACTACGACTAATAAGATTACATATAATGGGGGCTGTGTAATTGCCATGCAGGGCAAGGATTGTATTGGCATTGCCACGGATCGTCGATTTGGCTTGCAGTCGCACACCGCTGGCGAAGATTGTCAGAAGGTTTTCCATCTATCGCCACGTTTGTATTTGGGTTTGACTGGTCTGCAGACGGATATTATGACTGTGTACAATCGTCTGTTGTACCGCAAGAATGTTTATGAGATCAATGAGGGTCGTGAAGTGTCGCCGAAAGTCTTGACGGAACTACTCTCCCATTTGCTTTACGAGCATCGATTTGGTCCATTCTTTGTTGAGCCCGTTATTGCCGGCCTTGATCCCGAAACCCTTGAGCCTTATATTTGCTGCATGGATCTTATTGGCTGTGCCAATGTCACAAATGATTTTGTAGCTACTGGCACCTGTTCGGATCAATTGGTAGGCATGTGCGAGAGCGTTTGGAGCCCGAATCTAAATGCAACAGAACTTTTTAAGACTATTGCACAGGCAATGCTGGGATCATTTAATCGTGATGCGGTCAGTGGCTGGGGTTCCAGCATATTTATTCTTGAGAAGGATAAGATTACTGAGCGTTTAATCAGAACGCGTAAGGATTAG